From the genome of Symphalangus syndactylus isolate Jambi chromosome 13, NHGRI_mSymSyn1-v2.1_pri, whole genome shotgun sequence:
CAGTTCTGTTGGATGtgtacctaggaatggaattactgggttatatagtaactctatgtttaaactTTTGAGGAATTACCAGATTATTTGCCAGAGCCATTGTGCCATTTTATTAATATGTGCTCATCAGCAATGTGCaatggttccagtttctccacatctttatttatttatttatttatttatttattgagacagattctcactctgtcacccaggctggagtgcagtggcgggatcttggctctgcagcctctgcctcccaggttcaagcgattctcctgtctcagcctcccagtgtgggactacaggcgcacgccaccacgcccagctaatttttgaatttttggtagagacggggtttcactatgttggtcaggctggtcttgaactcctgacctcatgatccacctgcctcggcctcccaaagtgctgggattataggcgtgagccaccgcacccggcctctccaCATCTTTAATacttgtctttttgattatagccaccCTAGTGGGCATGGGGTGgtatcttgtggttttaatttgcacttccccAATAGTTAATGATACTGTACATCTTTTTATTGtagcaaaaagtggaagcaacccaaatgtccatgaactGAAGGATACATTTCTTTTAATGTTGTATATTTATAATGGAAAATTATTCACCCATAAAAATAAGTGGTGATGCATGCTCTAAcagtggatgaaccttgaaaacatgctagtTAAAGAAAGCTGGTCATAAAGGACCtcctattgtatgattccatttagatGAAATGTCCAGAGACAGAAATTAGGTTTAGTGGTTCCATAAGGTACAGGGATGGGAAGAAGTGGGAGCGATGGCTGATGGatatggagtttctttttggggtgatgaaaatgttttaaaattgattatggtgatggttatAACACTGTGAagtactaaaaaccactgaactatatattttgaataactgAATTCTACGGTATGTTACAGAAGATGAACAAAAATGTGTACttgtataaagaaatatttttagtttttaaaattatttatttatttttagagacaggatctcgctctgttgcccaggctggagtgcagtagtgtgattatAGCTttctgtagcctcaaactcctgggctcaagcaatcctcctgcctcagccttctaagcagctgggattacaggcatgagccactgtgcccagctgttgtTTCAGATAAAAGCAGATTAAGACCTTTTTACAGaagaataacagtaataatattgATCTCTTTTTACTTTGTATCCTTACCCCTTAAACACCTTTTAGGTTTGCCCTTGTTGGTGTTGGATCTGAAGCATCTTCAAAAAAGTTAATGGATCTGTTGCCTAAAAGAGAACTTCATGGTCAGAATCCTGTTGTAACTCCATGCAATAAACAGTTCCTGAGTCAATTTGAAATGCAGTCCAGGAAAAGTAAGCAATCCTCAGAggcttttattaaaatatgtacattttaaccAGTACATTTGTTAGGTGTTATACTAGAGAAGTCATCTTAATACTAGCTCACTAGAAACTCCATTTCACAAAGTCCATGCTTTGAATTAGATTTAATCACTGGTTATGACTGTGGGCCTGTGTACTAGAAACCTACTCCTGttccatttttctccagatgTAACAGACCCAATACTATACAACAATGTGCAAGTTCTATAGCCCTGCCATTCTTGtcctattatttccatcttagaTACAGAAAGAAACTACATTCTAATTCTTAGATTAAAGGAAAGCTATGTGGATGTGTATTATGGTGGGGGAGAGATCACTGATAACCAGAAAATGTTCATTGATTATTCTGCTTGGCAACAAGACCTTTCACCACTTGGTAAACCGAATATAGAAAAGATTTGTCGTTATACATTTAAGTACATTATCATTTAAAGAGATGAGATGGATGATTATGTAATTAACAAATTCAAGTGGttccttttcttttaatgttttagcACTTAAGACTTAACTGAAGAAGTATGTTACAAAATTTAAATGATGTAATACTGAAATTAAGATATCTATTGAAGAATTTCGGTCTTGGCTGCTGCAGAGTGCTGGTATTTTGAAAGTAACTCACGATTAcctatggaaaatatatttaaacctgGATATTTTGAGCCTTTAAAAGTACCCAAATAGATATGAATGTTTTCCTAAACCATACTTTCTCATGTAGTTTGCATAGGCACAAGGCATTTGCAAGTTAATATATTAGAAATAGAGTTGTTTTTAATAATAGTGGTTACATttcagaaaactatttttaataagtGCTATTTATGAGTATTTGGATATTTGCAGCTACACAATCAGGACAAATGTCTGGGGAAGGTAAAGCTGGTCCTCCAGGAGGCAGTTCCCGTGCAGCATTTCCACAAGGTGGTAGAGGACGGGGCCGTTTTCCAGGGGCTGTTCCTGGTGGGGACAGATTTCCTGGGCCAGCAGGACCAGGAGGGCCACCCCCACCTTTTCCAGGTAAAACTTTCCTTAAATTACCACGGATAAAACATGTCTACCTAAtacctcttttccttttctctctttttcaagtAATGCATTATTAATGTGACTTACTCTCCTTGTTATGCTATTTTTGGAATCCAGGAAATTTGATCAAGCATCTTGTTAAAGGAACTCGGCCTTTGTTCCTGGAAACTAGGATTCCATGGCATATGGGGCACAGCATAGAGGAAATACCCATTTTTGGCCTAAAaggtctttatttttctccaaacttGCTTGACTTATATATAGAATATTTACAACCGTCTTACTTTCTTACCtcttaaaaaaatcctttcaagATCATTTTTCCTTGTTTCACTTTCTAGCTCGGCATCAGAGTAGAATATAAGGTGGGTGATTTCACTGTAAGAAGTGTGTGTACACGGAAAGATGGAAAATATCTCTAGGCattgtaatattttttattaaagtttttgtttcaataatttttcttaagCATAAATTGAGCTAGTTAAATTTGTAAGGATATACTTCATTGTAGTTGGTAGTGTAACATTTACCATATGGGttttatttaaagacaaagaCTTGGTGTATGCTTTATgcgtttaaaatataatcttggcatataaaagttaaaatacctTATTagtgaagtgttttttttttctctctttctcctttgttttttagCTGGACAGACTCCACCACGTCCACCCTTAGGTCCTCCAGGCCCACCTGGTCCACCAggtcctccacctcctggtcagGTTCTGCCTCCTCCTCTAGCTGGGCCTCCTAATCGAGGAGATCGCCCTCCACCACCAGTTCTTTTTCCTGGACAACCTTTTGGGCAGCCTCCATTGGGTCCACTTCCTCCTGGCCCTCCACCTCCAGTTCCAGGCTACGGCCCCCCTCCTGGCCCACCACCTCCACAACAGggaccacctccacctccaggcccCTTTCCACCTCGTCCACCCGGTCCACTTGGGCCACCCCTTACACTAGCTCCTCCTCCGCATCTTCCTGGACCACCTCCAGGTGCCCCACCGCCAGCTCCGCATGTGAACCCAGCTTTCTTTCCTCCACCAACTAACAGCGGCATGCCTACATCAGATAGCCGAGGTCCACCACCAACAGATCCATATGGGCGACCTCCACCATATGATAGGGGTGACTATGGCCCCCCTGGAAGGTAAGTTAGTGTGTATCTGTGAAAGTACTTGATGATAAAATATAGAAACAATGACTATAAATATTAGATTGTaggtatataaatatgttatttctgCCTTCCAAGAAGATGAGGTGCTTAAGCTGCTACTCTGTTTTAGCTGAAAGGTACTGGTATAGGAGAATTTTTAGACTTGTTCTCTTTGTAGGAAAAGTAGCATGCTTCAATATGGAAAAGTAACTACTATCTCTAAAGCACATAATCAGAAGCAGCTAGTATGAATTTCTATACACTGTTGTGACTAACTTAGGAAATCTGTTGAGTATGAGTTAaggtttatgtttttattttacagggaAATGGATACTGCAAGAACACCATTGAGTGAAGCTGAATTTGAAGAAATCATGAATAGAAATAGAGCAATCTCAAGCAGTGCTATTTCGAGAGCTGTGTCTGATGCCAGTGCTGGTTTGTATATTTCTTGTgttaatatttcttatttatgttATTAGGAATGACCTAAAAATGTAAGTACAATCTAGAAGATAGGTCATTTACATGTAGTAGTACTTTTTATATTCCGAAATCATTAcctatgatttatttaaaaagcattgaAAAAAGCTGTGTGTCACAGTTTAGTGGGGAAAATccaaattttaagttatttggtATAGATTTAAGTCTTACCCTTGACATTTAATGGTTCAGGAGCCTTATGACACcttatttattcttatatttGCAAAATGATAATGTGCTTCACACACCTGTAATAAGTTGAGTTAATACCATGAGCATGAAAGGCTTTTGCAAATGGTGAAACACTAAAAGAAGACATTGTCTTGCATAGTTATTTTATAGCACAGTACTTTTGTAAAATGCCTTATCACTCTTATCCCAAGTGGTTTGATggtgttttgaaaacaaaatttgtttGACTTCAAACCGTTTCCTTTCCCTCACAGGTGATTATGGGAGTGCTATTGAGACACTGGTAACTGCAATTTCTTTAATTAAACAATCCAAAGTATCCGCTGATGATCGTTGCAAAGTTCTTATTAGTTCTTTGCAAGATTGCCTTCATGGAATTGAGTCCAAGTCTTATGGTTCTGGATCAAGGTAAAACTTTCCTGtctcatttccattaaaaaaactgttagtttacaaatggaaaaaatactgTGAGACTTTAAAAAGAGGACTTTGCTTTTACTTACTGATTATTTAGCAcctggagtgttttttttttttttttttttaactctaaatGTTAGTTGCTTGCTTAAAACCCTGTAAAGGCTCCTACTCAGTCTTAAAGCAAGACTGTAAAGATTGAGGGACTGTGTGATAAAAGCCCCTGCCTATCTTTTTAGCCTCATTTTGTACCTCTCCCCTTACTCACTGTTCTCCAGTGAGTATTTCTccatatttctccttttctttagaTACATCAAATGTTTGACCACCTCACTTTATATTCCTCCTGCTGGGAGCAGTTTTCCCTGTCTCTTCACATAGCTGGCTCCTTATTCTTCACGTCTCATTCTGACTTCCTAGGAGGGGGCTTCTCCCAAGTTAGTCTGTCATactgttctttttatttcttccatagtACTTACATAACCAATTCTTACTTGTTATCAAGGCATATTTTTCCTCATTAGAACACAGGTTGAATGATGGCAGGGGATTTATCTATCCTGCtcactgtatttcttttcagaGATGGGTCTTGTtaagttacccaggctggtcctgaactcctgggctcaagtgatcctctcagcttggcctcccaaagtgctgggatgataagcataagccactgtgctcacCCATGCTCGTTATAATATTTCTAATGCCTACAGAGTGTCTGGTACAGAATGAGTGCTAAATAAAAATT
Proteins encoded in this window:
- the CPSF6 gene encoding cleavage and polyadenylation specificity factor subunit 6 isoform X3, whose amino-acid sequence is MADGVDHIDIYADVGEEFNQEAEYGGHDQIDLYDDVISPSANNGDAPEDRDYMDTLPPTVGDDVGKGAAPNVVYTYTGKRIALYIGNLTWWTTDEDLTEAVHSLGVNDILEIKFFENRANGQSKGFALVGVGSEASSKKLMDLLPKRELHGQNPVVTPCNKQFLSQFEMQSRKTTQSGQMSGEGKAGPPGGSSRAAFPQGGRGRGRFPGAVPGGDRFPGPAGPGGPPPPFPAGQTPPRPPLGPPGPPGPPGPPPPGQVLPPPLAGPPNRGDRPPPPVLFPGQPFGQPPLGPLPPGPPPPVPGYGPPPGPPPPQQGPPPPPGPFPPRPPGPLGPPLTLAPPPHLPGPPPGAPPPAPHVNPAFFPPPTNSGMPTSDSRGPPPTDPYGRPPPYDRGDYGPPGREMDTARTPLSEAEFEEIMNRNRAISSSAISRAVSDASAGDYGSAIETLVTAISLIKQSKVSADDRCKVLISSLQDCLHGIESKSYGSGSRRRERSRERDHSRSREKSRRHKSRSRDRHDDYYRERSRERERHRDRDRDRDRERDREREYRHR
- the CPSF6 gene encoding cleavage and polyadenylation specificity factor subunit 6 isoform X4, with the translated sequence MADGVDHIDIYADVGEEFNQEAEYGGHDQIDLYDDVISPSANNGDAPEDRDYMDTLPPTVGDDVGKGAAPNVVYTYTGKRIALYIGNLTWWTTDEDLTEAVHSLGVNDILEIKFFENRANGQSKGFALVGVGSEASSKKLMDLLPKRELHGQNPVVTPCNKQFLSQFEMQSRKTTQSGQMSGEGKAGPPGGSSRAAFPQGGRGRGRFPGAVPGGDRFPGPAGPGGPPPPFPAGQTPPRPPLGPPGPPGPPGPPPPGQVLPPPLAGPPNRGDRPPPPVLFPGQPFGQPPLGPLPPGPPPPVPGYGPPPGPPPPQQGPPPPPGPFPPRPPGPLGPPLTLAPPPHLPGPPPGAPPPAPHVNPAFFPPPTNSGMPTSDSRGPPPTDPYGRPPPYDRGDYGPPGREMDTARTPLSEAEFEEIMNRNRAISSSAISRAVSDASAGDYGSAIETLVTAISLIKQSKVSADDRCKVLISSLQDCLHGIESKSYGSGSRRERSRERDHSRSREKSRRHKSRSRDRHDDYYRERSRERERHRDRDRDRDRERDREREYRHR
- the CPSF6 gene encoding cleavage and polyadenylation specificity factor subunit 6 isoform X1, producing MADGVDHIDIYADVGEEFNQEAEYGGHDQIDLYDDVISPSANNGDAPEDRDYMDTLPPTVGDDVGKGAAPNVVYTYTGKRIALYIGNLTWWTTDEDLTEAVHSLGVNDILEIKFFENRANGQSKGFALVGVGSEASSKKLMDLLPKRELHGQNPVVTPCNKQFLSQFEMQSRKTTQSGQMSGEGKAGPPGGSSRAAFPQGGRGRGRFPGAVPGGDRFPGPAGPGGPPPPFPGNLIKHLVKGTRPLFLETRIPWHMGHSIEEIPIFGLKAGQTPPRPPLGPPGPPGPPGPPPPGQVLPPPLAGPPNRGDRPPPPVLFPGQPFGQPPLGPLPPGPPPPVPGYGPPPGPPPPQQGPPPPPGPFPPRPPGPLGPPLTLAPPPHLPGPPPGAPPPAPHVNPAFFPPPTNSGMPTSDSRGPPPTDPYGRPPPYDRGDYGPPGREMDTARTPLSEAEFEEIMNRNRAISSSAISRAVSDASAGDYGSAIETLVTAISLIKQSKVSADDRCKVLISSLQDCLHGIESKSYGSGSRRRERSRERDHSRSREKSRRHKSRSRDRHDDYYRERSRERERHRDRDRDRDRERDREREYRHR
- the CPSF6 gene encoding cleavage and polyadenylation specificity factor subunit 6 isoform X2; translation: MADGVDHIDIYADVGEEFNQEAEYGGHDQIDLYDDVISPSANNGDAPEDRDYMDTLPPTVGDDVGKGAAPNVVYTYTGKRIALYIGNLTWWTTDEDLTEAVHSLGVNDILEIKFFENRANGQSKGFALVGVGSEASSKKLMDLLPKRELHGQNPVVTPCNKQFLSQFEMQSRKTTQSGQMSGEGKAGPPGGSSRAAFPQGGRGRGRFPGAVPGGDRFPGPAGPGGPPPPFPGNLIKHLVKGTRPLFLETRIPWHMGHSIEEIPIFGLKAGQTPPRPPLGPPGPPGPPGPPPPGQVLPPPLAGPPNRGDRPPPPVLFPGQPFGQPPLGPLPPGPPPPVPGYGPPPGPPPPQQGPPPPPGPFPPRPPGPLGPPLTLAPPPHLPGPPPGAPPPAPHVNPAFFPPPTNSGMPTSDSRGPPPTDPYGRPPPYDRGDYGPPGREMDTARTPLSEAEFEEIMNRNRAISSSAISRAVSDASAGDYGSAIETLVTAISLIKQSKVSADDRCKVLISSLQDCLHGIESKSYGSGSRRERSRERDHSRSREKSRRHKSRSRDRHDDYYRERSRERERHRDRDRDRDRERDREREYRHR